TGTGATACATCAACTAAAGCATTACAAAAAACAACAAATAAAAAAGCTAACTTTATCAGGGATAAATTTTTGATTTTTTCAAAAAGCTTATTCATTAATTATCCTTTTTTAACTTCTTTTGTTTTCTATATTTTTTTATTGAATCTAATGAAAAAATTGCTAATGCAATCCAAATTAATATAAATGTAATCATTTTATCAAAATTAAACTCTTCATTATATATAAAAATTGCAAGTAAAAAAGCACATGTTGGTCCTAAGTATTGTAAAAAACCTAATGTTGTAAGCTTAAGTCTTGTTGCAGCACCATTAAATAGTAGTAGTGGCGTAATTGTTATTATTCCACCAAGACTTAGCATTATATTAATATATGTACTTGAATTTAAAAAAGATATTGAATTTGTAGTATATAAATAATATATTCCAATTAGTGCAAAAGGTATCATTATCAAAGTTTCTACAAATAATCCGACAATAGAACCTACATTTATTTTTTTCCGTATCATTCCATAAAAAGCAAAAGAAAATGCAAGTGTTAAAGAAACTAAAGGAAGAGAACCTAGACTAAGAACTTGGTAAAAAACAGCTATAAAAGCTATAAAAATAGCAATATATTGATTTTTAGTCATTCTTTCTTGAAAGAATAAATAGCCTAAAAATATACTAACTAAGGGGTTTATATAATAGCCTAGCGCTGTTTCCATAATTTTATCATTTGTTACTGCCCAAATAAAAACAAGCCAATTAAGGGAAATGAAAAAAGTTGATAATGCTAGGTATTTTAATTTAGTAAAATCTTTTATTAAAGTTTTGTAAATATCAACTTGTTTTGTAATAAAAATCAAAGGAATAAGAATAAAAAAAGACCATATAATCCTATGAATTAGAACTTCTAAAGGCTCAACACTTGATACTTCTTTAAAATATATGGGAGCAATTGCTCCCCAAAATAAAAATGCTAATACCGCATATATTTGTCCTAATTTAATTTCTGTCAAAATCTTTTAGAAACTTTCCCATTCATCTTTTGTTTCTTTCTTTGCCTCTACAATTCTTGGCGAAGCAGCAGTTACCCTAGTTCTCTTTACATCTATAGATGTAGCTTGTTCAATTTTTAAGTTCATTTCTTTAGCTTTAACATCAGCTTTTCCTATAAACTCTTTTTCATTCGCACTTGAAACAATAAGTTTTGCAATTTCATCTGTAGTTGTAGCTATCTCCTGTGCTTGA
This sequence is a window from Poseidonibacter parvus. Protein-coding genes within it:
- the rarD gene encoding EamA family transporter RarD — its product is MTEIKLGQIYAVLAFLFWGAIAPIYFKEVSSVEPLEVLIHRIIWSFFILIPLIFITKQVDIYKTLIKDFTKLKYLALSTFFISLNWLVFIWAVTNDKIMETALGYYINPLVSIFLGYLFFQERMTKNQYIAIFIAFIAVFYQVLSLGSLPLVSLTLAFSFAFYGMIRKKINVGSIVGLFVETLIMIPFALIGIYYLYTTNSISFLNSSTYINIMLSLGGIITITPLLLFNGAATRLKLTTLGFLQYLGPTCAFLLAIFIYNEEFNFDKMITFILIWIALAIFSLDSIKKYRKQKKLKKDN